The genomic region AATAAAGGGGCAAATCTTACCGGTATAGCAACCAACGAAAATCAAGAAGCTACCCAGTTTTTTATCTTAGAAGATCTAGAGCATATTCTAAATAATATCGAGCAGAGTACCATGGGTACCGATAGCGAAGACGATTTTGTGCGTCTGTTTGAAGATCTTGATCTTACCTCTTCTAAATTAGGGCGAACCGTAAAAGCAAAAAACGAACTCATCGCTAAAATCTTAGCGCATTTAAATCAAATCGATTTTCAGTTAGAAAATGCAGAAAGTGATGTGTTGGGAGATGCGTACGAATATTTAATCGGTCAATTTGCCGAGAATGCGGGTAAAAAAGCAGGCGAATTCTATACGCCTCAACAAGTATCAACCATTTTAGCTAAGATCGTTACCTCACGTAAAAAACGTATCAAATCGGTGTATGATCCTACTTGTGGTTCGGGTTCGTTGTTATTACGGGTAGCCAAAGAAGTAGAAGATGTAGGTTATTTTTATGGACAGGAACTTAATAGAACGACCTATAACTTAGCCCGAATGAATATGATCTTGCACGATGTGCATTTCTCTAAATTCGATATTAAACAGGAAGATACTTTAGAAGAACCGCAGCATTTAGACGTACAGGCTGAAGCTATTGTTGCCAATCCTCCATTTTCAGCAAAGTGGAGTGCCAAGGGCGTATTCTCTAGTGACGATCGTTTTAGCCAATACGGGAAGTTAGCCCCAAAAAGTAAAGCCGATTTTGCCTTTGTACAGCATATGATTCATCATTTGGACGAAAGCGGTATTATGGCCACCGTCTTACCGCACGGGGTGTTGTTTAGAGGAGCAGCCGAAGGGCATATACGTAAATATCTTATTGAAGACCGTAATTATATCGATGCGGTGATTGGCTTACCGGCAAATATCTTTTTTGGTACGGGCATCCCTACCTGTATTTTGGTGATTAAAAAATGTAGAGAGATCGATGATGATGTTTTGTTTATTGATGCCAGTAAAGGCTTTGAAAAGCAAGGGAAAGACAATGTGTTGTTACCGGAACATATTGAAAAAATTGTGGATACCTATACCGAACGAAAGGAACTTGATAAATTTAGTTACTGCGCTTCTTTAGCAGAAATAAAAGAAAACGATTATAACTTAAATATCCCACGTTATGTAGATACGTTTGAAGAAGAAGAACCGGTAGATATCGAAGCCGTTGCAAAAGAACTAAAAGCTTTGGAAACCGAAATACAACAAACCGATAGCACGATTGCTGAATTCTGTAAAGAGTTAAAGATTAAAACGCCTTTTTAATGATGGAAACTAAAGAAAAGAAAGGTTCTGTTGAGCGAAGTCGAAGTATGCCGAAGTTAAGGTTTCCGGAGTTTAAAGATGAATGGGATAAGCAAAAGTTAAAGAACTTAGCTCATTTTCAAGCAGGATATGCATTCAAAAGTGGAGACATGTCTTCTGAACTTGAGGATTATCAGATAGTGAAAATGTCCAATGTTTATAAAAATGAACTTCTGTTAGATAGAAATCCATCTTTTGTAAATTCTATTAATGAAAAGAGCAAAAAATTCCTACTTAAACAAAACGATGTAGTATTAACTTTAACAGGAACTGTCGGTAAAAGAGACTACGGCTATTCTGTAAATATACCAGAGAGCAATAAATTTCTTTTAAACCAACGATTGGTTCTATTAAGAGGAAAAAAAGAGAATTCTTTATTTATATCATATCTTTTAAAGACTGATAAATTCTACTATAGTTTTTTTAATGAGTCAAAAGGAGGTACTGGTAATCAAGCAAACGTTAGTTCGGATGATGTGAAAAATATTAAGCTCTATTCACCCGCAGTTGCAGAACAACAAAAAATAGCTTCCTTTTTATCGGCAGTAGATGAAAAAATCAATCAGCTAAAGCGAAAAAAAGAATTATTGCAAGCCTATAAAAAAGGGATGATGCAACAACTCTTTTCGCAACAACTTCGTTTTAAAGATCAAAATGGGAATGATTTTCCGGAATGGGAAGAGAAGAAGTTGGGGGATGTTTTTGAGTTCTTTTCTACCAATTCATTTTCCCGAGATAAAATGAATGAAGAAAAAGGAGAAGTAAAAAATATACACTATGGAGACATTCATACGAAGTACAAAGCTTTGGTAGATGTTGAGTGTGATGAAGTTCCTTACGTTAATCAGGATGTAGATTTAAGTAAAATAAAAATTGAGAATTATTGTAAAGATGGTGATTTGATTTTAGCAGATGCTTCAGAGGACTACAATGATATAGGGAAATCAATTGAGGTTAAGAATA from Zunongwangia profunda SM-A87 harbors:
- a CDS encoding restriction endonuclease subunit S, which translates into the protein MMETKEKKGSVERSRSMPKLRFPEFKDEWDKQKLKNLAHFQAGYAFKSGDMSSELEDYQIVKMSNVYKNELLLDRNPSFVNSINEKSKKFLLKQNDVVLTLTGTVGKRDYGYSVNIPESNKFLLNQRLVLLRGKKENSLFISYLLKTDKFYYSFFNESKGGTGNQANVSSDDVKNIKLYSPAVAEQQKIASFLSAVDEKINQLKRKKELLQAYKKGMMQQLFSQQLRFKDQNGNDFPEWEEKKLGDVFEFFSTNSFSRDKMNEEKGEVKNIHYGDIHTKYKALVDVECDEVPYVNQDVDLSKIKIENYCKDGDLILADASEDYNDIGKSIEVKNIGDLKVLAGLHTILARPKIQFSEGFLGQYVQSWFHRKQVMFEAQGTKVLGISVGRLKRIKIQIPSKEEQTKIAMFLLAFDAKIDTVSTAITKTQDFKKGLLQQMFV
- a CDS encoding type I restriction-modification system subunit M is translated as MSEDQKKALEKQLWAIANLLRGKMDADDYRNYILGFIFFKYLSEKLHIYADRILEPDGLKYTEIDENSEEGKVYIEAIKKACIKNIGYFLKPSELFTSIANKGANLTGIATNENQEATQFFILEDLEHILNNIEQSTMGTDSEDDFVRLFEDLDLTSSKLGRTVKAKNELIAKILAHLNQIDFQLENAESDVLGDAYEYLIGQFAENAGKKAGEFYTPQQVSTILAKIVTSRKKRIKSVYDPTCGSGSLLLRVAKEVEDVGYFYGQELNRTTYNLARMNMILHDVHFSKFDIKQEDTLEEPQHLDVQAEAIVANPPFSAKWSAKGVFSSDDRFSQYGKLAPKSKADFAFVQHMIHHLDESGIMATVLPHGVLFRGAAEGHIRKYLIEDRNYIDAVIGLPANIFFGTGIPTCILVIKKCREIDDDVLFIDASKGFEKQGKDNVLLPEHIEKIVDTYTERKELDKFSYCASLAEIKENDYNLNIPRYVDTFEEEEPVDIEAVAKELKALETEIQQTDSTIAEFCKELKIKTPF